The Staphylococcus sp. KG4-3 genome has a window encoding:
- the leuB gene encoding 3-isopropylmalate dehydrogenase, with protein sequence MSHKIVALPGDGIGPEILNGSLEVLQQLSKSFNFEYDIETHDFGGIAIDNHGEPLPESTLNACKNADAILLGAVGGPNWTDPNNRPEQGLLGIRKALGLFANIRPTTVTNGTSHLSPIKEERVAGTDFILVRELTGGIYFGEPKKLNDNDALDSLTYTRAEIERIARVGFDLAQKRHKKLTSVDKENVLSSSKLWRQVINDVAVEYPEVEVNHLLVDACAMHLITNPAQFDVIVTENLFGDILSDEASVIPGSLGLSPSASFSEHGPRLYEPIHGSAPDIANQDIANPFGMLLSVVMCLRESLNQNKAADKLETVIYQLIKEGKTTRDLNGDYNTSDIFNYVKKNL encoded by the coding sequence ATGAGCCATAAGATTGTAGCCCTTCCAGGAGATGGAATTGGACCTGAAATATTGAATGGTTCATTAGAAGTATTACAACAACTAAGTAAATCCTTTAATTTTGAGTATGATATAGAAACACATGATTTTGGTGGCATTGCCATTGATAACCACGGTGAACCACTTCCAGAATCAACATTAAATGCTTGCAAAAATGCAGACGCAATTCTATTAGGCGCTGTGGGTGGGCCTAATTGGACAGATCCTAATAATAGACCAGAACAAGGTTTATTAGGTATTCGTAAAGCATTAGGTCTGTTTGCAAATATACGCCCTACTACAGTTACAAATGGCACTAGTCATTTATCCCCTATTAAAGAAGAACGTGTTGCAGGTACAGATTTCATTTTAGTAAGAGAGTTAACTGGTGGTATCTACTTCGGTGAACCAAAAAAATTAAATGATAACGATGCGCTCGATTCATTAACCTATACCAGAGCTGAAATAGAAAGAATTGCTAGAGTTGGTTTTGATTTAGCTCAAAAACGCCATAAAAAATTAACTTCAGTAGATAAAGAAAATGTTTTATCCTCTAGTAAATTGTGGCGTCAAGTTATTAACGACGTCGCGGTTGAGTATCCTGAAGTTGAAGTGAATCATTTACTTGTTGATGCTTGTGCCATGCACTTAATAACTAACCCAGCCCAATTCGACGTAATAGTTACAGAAAATCTATTCGGTGATATTTTGAGTGATGAAGCATCTGTTATTCCAGGTTCTCTAGGCCTCTCACCTTCTGCAAGTTTCAGTGAACATGGACCTAGACTTTATGAACCTATACATGGCTCAGCACCTGATATTGCTAATCAAGATATTGCTAATCCATTTGGTATGCTACTATCTGTTGTAATGTGCCTTAGAGAAAGTTTAAACCAAAATAAGGCAGCTGATAAATTAGAAACAGTTATTTATCAATTAATTAAAGAAGGTAAAACAACACGCGATCTCAATGGTGATTATAATACATCTGATATTTTTAATTACGTTAAGAAAAATCTTTAA